Part of the Vagococcus teuberi genome, TTTTTAATTGATAATGAATCTCAATTTTCTTATTTATGGTAGAATATAAAAAATATTATCAATAAATAGGAGGAAGCATATGATGTTTGGTTATAACAAATACCATAACGTTCATATAATGAAGTAAATAAAAAATGTTGAAAATTGGTTTATTGATAGCTGATTTGTGGTATTTTATTTTTTTATCACTGTATTATACTAGGTTCATAGATAAGAGTTACACAATTAAAGTTGCCGTTATTAATTTTGTGCTTATCTATGAACCTATCTTCCTCCTAATTGAAGTATAGACTATATAAACACCTACAGTTATTCCCTTTTCTGTAGGTGTTTTTTGTTTGGTTAGCGAAGAAGTTTTAAAACCATAAACCGACAAAGAATAAAACTACTTGTGTGATGGCTATCATACCTAAATTTTTAATGGCTAGTGGAAATGTTTTTGTTTTGATTTGTTCTTTCGAATAAATCATAGTATTTTTCCAAATCTTCGGAAAAATTAACCAAATACCAAGTAACGTGATGGGCACGATATTTAACACCACACCAAGCGTGGCAAATACAAATGATAAAATCACGAGTAATTTAAATAGTGACACAGCTCGTTTTTTTCCGATATAGTATACAAGTGTGTGTCTGTTGTTTAAAACGTCTTCTTCCACATCGCATGTATTATTAGCTAACATAAGATTTGAAATGGCTAGAGCAGTTGGTAGTGATAAAATCGCTACTTGAATGATAAACTGACCATCAAATGGTAAAATATCAAATACGTTCAAGTAAACACAGATTAAAGGAATCACAATCCCCATTGTCACACCAGAAGTCACTTCACCAACCGGAAGGCTAGAAAGTGGTTTTGGTCCAGCTGAATAGGTAATCCCAATGAAATAACTAAACATTCCTAACCATAAAATGACCCAGCTTGTTTGAGACGCAAGATATACACCAATAATAGCAGAAGAGACAATCAACCCAATCATCATATTTCTTACAAGAGTGAGTGATAAATTTTCTCGCCCGATAATATTGGTTTCTTCTTTATAGTCGTGCACATCAGTCGCATTATGATAGTCCATGTAGTTATCTAATATATCGACAGCCATATTAAATAATAACATTGAGATGAAAAATAAGAGCATATATAATGGTTTGATTTGTTGATAATGGTACCATGAATATAAAAATCCCATAATAAACGGGAAAACACTCGCAGCTTTTGCTTTAAGTTCGATTAATTCGGCAAATACTTTAAAATTCATTCGTAAACTCCTTCACATTTTATCCACTGTTTATTATACTGTTAGAGTAGGTATTTTTCAAAAATGAATGATTGGAAATTGTTCATTGCTTAATTATTGTAGATTATATGATTTTATAGGAGGCCGCTATGACTGTTCATCCACTGTGGGAGATGTATCCTACTATCCAAAAAGAATTGATTGAAACCAAGCGTGTCATGGAAAAGTCAGTTAAAATTCGAAATAAAGAAATCACGGAAACATTGCAATTATTTTTTGATGCTGGTGGAAAATTATTACGTCCAGCATATTTTTTATTATTTTCAAAATTTGGTACGATAGAATCAGATAAGAAACGTTACCGTATGGCAGCCTCGCTTGAAATATTGCACGTTGCAACGCTTGTTCACGATGATATTATCGATGATTCACCTGTACGTCGCTCAATGCCGTCAGTGCAAGCTCTATATGGACAAGATATCGCAGTTTATACGGGAGATTTTTTATTTACAGTGTACTTTCATTTATTGGCAAATGCGACAAATGATTTAAAAACAATTTCATTAAATGCCCAAAGTATGAAGCGAATTTTAGTGGGAGAACTGGACCAAATGAATTTACGGTATAATACAAATATTACGGTCAAACAATATTTTCAACATATAAAAGGAAAAACGGCTCAGTTATTTGAATTTTCTTGTTATGAGGGAGCGCATTATTCGCATGCACCAAAGACAGTACAACTTCAAGCAAAACGAATCGGCTATAATATTGGGATGGCGTTTCAGATTATGGATGATATTCTTGATTATAAATCGACACAAGAAGACATGCAAAAACCAGTCTTTGAAGATATGAAGAACGGGTACTATACATTACCGCTTATTTTAGCGATGAATGAAAATCGTGAGGCTTTTTTACCTTATCTAGAGAAAAAGACAGAGTTGTCTAATCAAGAGATGAAAGAAGTACAGCAACTAATCGAAAAATATAAAGGCATAGAAAAAGCTGAGATGATTGCAGAGCGTTTCACTAATAAAGCCCTAACAAGCATAAAAAAATTACCAGATATTGCAGAAAAAGATATTTTGTATCATGTAACAGAAGTACTTTTAGATAGAAATAATTAAAAAAACATCATCTAACTTTTAGGGAAAGGGGGAAGTTAGATGATGTCTTTTTGTCTAGTATTAAGTTAATCGTAATAAATTTGCTGAAAGAGGAACGACGATGACCGTAATGACTCCCACTAGAATCATAGAAATACTTGCCATGGCTGCTTCTGTTTCACCTAGTTCAATCCCAACAGATACACCTAAAGCATGACCAGCAGAACCAAGTGCTAAACCTTTAGCAATAGGGTTATTGATGTGGAAGAATTTTAACGCCATTTTTCCAGTTGCGTAAATGATAACAGCATTGAAGATGACAGCAAAGGCAGTTAAAGAAACAATTCCATTCATTGATTCAGAGATAGGAACTGCAATCGCTGTTGTTGCCGCTTGTGGTAATAGAGAAACCATCATTTGAGGATGCATACGGATTAGTTTTCCAACAGCGACAATACTTGTGACAGAGACAGCAGATCCAATGGTAATCGCAGCAACTATTTCTAACCAATATTTTTGTAGTAAATCTCTTTTTTTGTATAGAGGAATAGCAAAGGCAATGGTTGCAGGTTCTAAGAAGAAACTGATGACTGTTCCACCTTGATTATATTGTTCGTAGTTGATACCAGTAGCTTTTAAGATGATGACACCTAAAATCATAGCAACAAATAGTGGTGTGAATAAGAAAAAGCCATTTGTTTTTTTGAATAAAAATGTCCCAACACCAAATGCGACGAATGAAATAACAATACCGATATATGGGGTCATTATCTTTGTACCTCCTCTAATTGTTGTTTTTTAAGAAAGGCTAGTTTTCTTTCTTTAGCACCAGATTTTTCTTTAACTCCTAATAGGTAGGATGCGCTCCATCCAGTAACTGCTAGGATGACAAAAGTTGCGATAAAAATGACTGCAAAAATTGGCACACCATAAACTTTTAAAATGTCTAATGAGTTGTATAAAGAGATACCAGAAGGAACAAATAGGAAAGAGATAATACCAGTTAAACTTGTTCCTAAACCTTCAACTTGCTCTAGTTTCACGATGTTTGTACTTAAGGCTACGAATAAAAGAATCAACCCAACAACTGAAGCTGGCATAGGGATAGGTAATACATAGGCAATCCCTTTAGAAATGAGCATAATTGCTGCAAAAATAAATGCTTGGTGTAAGAATGAATAAACTTTTTTTTCCATTTGTAAAACTCCTTTTCACTGATTCATTTGATAAACTTAGTATAGGAGAAAGAAGCTATTTTGTGGGGCTTTTACCGTGAAACGTAAAAATGTAAGCGCATAATACGAAAAATCACTCCCAAAATGCATGAAGCAAAATGGCAGTGATTTTATTAAGATAAACCAATCATCTCTTTGAATGGTTTAACGTAGGATCTGCTGACAGGCACTTTTAATCCATTATCTAGCGTGACTTGTAGTGTATTGTTAAACCAAGGTTGTATTTCTTGGATTTTTGTAGTATTTTAATGATATAATTACGTAAAGAATCTATCGTTAAGCTTATATCATCTTCTTTTGAATGGTTTAACGTAGGATCTGCTGACAGGCACTTTTAATCCATTATCTAGCGTGACTTGTAGTGTATTGTTAAACCAAGGTTGTATTTCTTGGATTTTTGTAGTATTTAAGATGAAACTTCGATGCGTTTTGACAAAGAAATCCATCGTCAAACGTCTTTCAATTTTACTTAAACTACCACTTGTTTGGTACGTTTCTTTTTCAGTGTGAACACTTAACTCTTTATCTTCGACAGAGACTAAATAGATATCTTTAGGATGAACGAGAAAAATTCGGTCTTCTCCTTGAATGGGAATCGCATCTATTGAATCAGTCGCTTTTTTTACAGGTACTTCTGTGGGTTTGATGATTGAGATTGCTTTATCTAATGCTTCGTGGACAACCACTTCATCAAAGGGTTTTAAAATATAGTCCATGGCATTTACCTTAAAGGCTTTTAGTGCATAATCATCATAGGCTGTGGCAAAAATAAGATAAGGTGGTTTTTTCAATTTTTTTAGTTTATTCGCTAAATCAAATCCACTTTCATCAGTTAAATGAATATCTAAAAAAATAATGTCGGGCTTTTTATCCATGATTTTTTCCATGGCTTCTTCGACAGAATCAGCTTCAGCAGTTGAAGTGATGATTGGATGTTGTGTCACTAAATAGGTTAGTTCGTCACGAGCTAAAGGTTCATCATCAACAAGTAAAACATGTATCATAGGGAATCATTCCTTTATATTAAAGTATTTACACCATTTGCTTCAATCAGTGGTATGGTTAAGGTGAAGGTTGCGCCATCTCCTGAATTATTTTTAACATCAAAACTAGCTTGACCACCAAACAAGTTAGTCATTCGTTTTGATAAGTTTTCTAGAGCCGTACCGGTTCCTTTTTTAGACGAAACAGGTTCTTTTCCTAATTGTAGCAACCTGTCTTCAGGAATGCCTAGCCCATTATCTGCCACAGAAATAATTAATTGTTCTTGTTCTTTATAAATAGAAACATAGGCATGATTATTTTCTTTTCTAGCTCCAAAAGCATGCTTAATGGTATTTTCTATTAGTATCTGTACGGCGTAAGGTGGCACGACAAAATGTGTGATGTCGTCTTCGATGTCAAACGTGACAGAATATCTATTTGGAAATCGTGCTTGTTCCAAAGAAAGATAAGCATCAACTTGAGCTAATTCTTGTTTTAAAGGAATCAAGGTTTGTCTGGCACCTTGTAAGTTCCCTCTAAAATAAGTACTGAGTTGTAATAATAATGTTCTGGCTTTGTCACTGTCTTTTCTCATTAGAGCTGAAATGGTATTAATGGCATTAAAGAAAAAGTGTGGGTTAACTTGTGCTTGTAATGATTTGATTTCAGCTTCTTTTAGCAACTTAGATTGAACTTCTGCTTCACCTAGTTCAATTTGCGAAGAAAAAATAGTTCCTAAACCTTGTGCTAATTGTTCTTCAACATGTGTGAGTTGATTGGCGTCAGTGAAATACATTTTAAGTGTGCCGACAATTTTTTTATGAACAAACAAAGGAATCACGATAGCTGCTTCTAAAGGGCAGCTTGGATTCGAGCAACCAATATGTTCTTTATGATGCACGATGGAGAGCTTTCCATTTTTTAAAACATCACGAGATAACTCTGTAATAACTTCTAATTCGGGGATATGATGATCACTTCCCGCACCATAATGAGCGAGTATTCGGTGACTATCTGTCAAACTAATAGCACTCACTTTTGTATAGTGCTGAATAATAGTTGCGACTTTTTGAGCTGAATGCTCGTTTAAACCTTCTCTAAAATAGGGAAGAGTGGCAGCAGCTAGTTCTAGAACATCATGTGTTTGAACAGCTTTGGCTTGTTCCTCTTGTTGCAAAGTAGTAGTTAAGATAGATAAGAATATAAAGGTTCCCGTACTATTTAGAATAATCATAGGTAGCGCAATGAAACTAACTAAGTTAAGGCCTTGTTGAATACTACCACCACTAAATAACATGATAAAAAGCATCTGGACACTTTCCATCAATGCTCCAATCAAAGCAGCTTGAGTAGGCGAAGGGAATTTTCCTTTTTTCGTCATTTTTTTACCTAGCCAGCCAGATAATATACCAACTAAGATAGAAGAAGGGATGTAGAACCAGCTATAATTACTTCCTTGAATGAAACGATGAGTTCCAGCAATTATCCCGACCATCCCACCAACAAAGGGTCCAGCGACAATACCAGAAACACCGATAGCCAAAGTTCTAGTATTTGCAATGGATACATTGTCATGTAGGTTGGTTAGGATACTACTTGGAACGATTTGATTATCTTTAATTTCGATTCCGGTGAAATTTGAGATAATAGCAAATAAACTAAAAATAATAGCAAGTTGTAACTTTGATTGATAGGAGTTCCGGCTTAGTAATAATTTTTTAAAGTAGGGGACATTTACTAATAAGAAAGCTAAGAGGATAATTAATCCAACACGCTCCATCATTAGGATAAATAATTCGACCATGTGAGTAAACTCCTTTGATATTTAGTTTTAGTGTAGCATAAAAAATATTCAATCATACAACAAAAAAACGTGTCGATAGTAACCTATCAACACGTCGAGTCTTTATTTAACCATACCCCATTTACTTGGTGGCCAAAAAGCAATTTTGGATTTTCCGATAATATTTTCTTTAGGAATAAACCCAACTTCTGGGAATCGACTATCTTTTGAGTTTTGACGATTGTCCCCCATAACAAAGTAACTATTTTCAGGAACAGTTTTCTCTCCAGTTAATGACTCTAAAGTAAAGTCATAAGTTAAGACGTCATCAGGGTTTGTTTTTTTCAGTTCAGCTTTTTTCTCATTTAAATAAGGCTCATCCATTTTTTTACCGTTAATATAAAGCACGTCATCTTTGTATTCTACCGTGTCACCAGGCATACCGATTACACGTTTGACATAATTTTTAGATGGGTCATCTGTTGCAACCAGTGAGACAATATCAAACCGTTTAGTATCGCCCATTTTTAATGCGATATTTCTTTCACCATCAACAAGTGTTGGCATCATTGATTCCCCACTTACTGTGACTGGCGTAAATACAAATACTCGTAATAACACTAATGCAATGATTAAGACGACATACCAAATTAAGTCTTTAATCCATGTTGGTTTTGTCATAATAAACCTCCTATAATCTAATTACCATTTCACTGAAATGATAACTTATAGGGTTTATTATACGATATATTAAAATGAATGTCATTTATTTAATGTATAGTAATAGACAATTTCTTTCAAGAATACTAAACTGTTTTTTGAAATATGTTTAGTATAATAAGACGTAAAACGCTCATCAGCTAAATACATATCCAACATCTGTTGATGATAAACAGATGAATAAAATGGACTCGTAATCGATAACCATTTTTTATGAGCAAGAAAGGCTTCTTCGGCTAAAGGATGGGAGACGTCTGTGATTTCTTCTTGCTCTAATTGATTTAATGAGTTAAATAAACGTTGTTCAGCCTCTTGTGAGTCGTTGAAATCATTCTGTGATAGGTTCATCCAATTAGATTCATACGTCTCTATTTCTTTTGTATCGTATTTTTGAAGTAGTTCCTCTCCGTATTTTTCTTGATTCGTTTTTATTTGTTGTTGTTTGAACGCTTCAAATTTTTCGTCATTAGTCATGTTGAGTTCTCCTTTGTAGTACTTAATTGTTTTATCTAATGAAAGGATAAGTCTGTCTAACTGTTTTTTCTGTTCTAATAATTTATCAAAGTGGTTAGATAAAGACTCAATGATGCAATCACTATCATCTGATAATATAGATTTTATTTCGTCTAAGGAAAAATTAAATTGTTTATAAAAAAGTATCTGTTGTAGTCGATCAAGCTCTTTTTCACTATAATAACGATACCCGTTTTCTTTAATATGTGTGGGTTTTAATAAATCTATGCTATCGTAGTAGCGTAATGTTCTTGTAGTAACACCTGATAGTTTAGCTAATTCAGTTATAGAATAAATAAAAACTCCTCCTTTCATTAATGTGAGTATACATCTTGACGTAACGTTAAGGTCAACAAGTGAAATACTATCTTTTCAAGTCTTTTTATCGTAAAATAAACTATATAATATTCAGTGAGGTGAAAAGATGGTTGGCTTGTGGGAACGTTTGAAAACAAATAGTAGTGTTCGGCGAACGATAGTTTTATGTATTATATTTTTATGTCTGTATTTAATTCGAAATATTAT contains:
- the lrgA gene encoding antiholin-like murein hydrolase modulator LrgA codes for the protein MEKKVYSFLHQAFIFAAIMLISKGIAYVLPIPMPASVVGLILLFVALSTNIVKLEQVEGLGTSLTGIISFLFVPSGISLYNSLDILKVYGVPIFAVIFIATFVILAVTGWSASYLLGVKEKSGAKERKLAFLKKQQLEEVQR
- the lrgB gene encoding antiholin-like protein LrgB, with protein sequence MTPYIGIVISFVAFGVGTFLFKKTNGFFLFTPLFVAMILGVIILKATGINYEQYNQGGTVISFFLEPATIAFAIPLYKKRDLLQKYWLEIVAAITIGSAVSVTSIVAVGKLIRMHPQMMVSLLPQAATTAIAVPISESMNGIVSLTAFAVIFNAVIIYATGKMALKFFHINNPIAKGLALGSAGHALGVSVGIELGETEAAMASISMILVGVITVIVVPLSANLLRLT
- the lepB gene encoding signal peptidase I, giving the protein MTKPTWIKDLIWYVVLIIALVLLRVFVFTPVTVSGESMMPTLVDGERNIALKMGDTKRFDIVSLVATDDPSKNYVKRVIGMPGDTVEYKDDVLYINGKKMDEPYLNEKKAELKKTNPDDVLTYDFTLESLTGEKTVPENSYFVMGDNRQNSKDSRFPEVGFIPKENIIGKSKIAFWPPSKWGMVK
- a CDS encoding prenyltransferase, which gives rise to MNFKVFAELIELKAKAASVFPFIMGFLYSWYHYQQIKPLYMLLFFISMLLFNMAVDILDNYMDYHNATDVHDYKEETNIIGRENLSLTLVRNMMIGLIVSSAIIGVYLASQTSWVILWLGMFSYFIGITYSAGPKPLSSLPVGEVTSGVTMGIVIPLICVYLNVFDILPFDGQFIIQVAILSLPTALAISNLMLANNTCDVEEDVLNNRHTLVYYIGKKRAVSLFKLLVILSFVFATLGVVLNIVPITLLGIWLIFPKIWKNTMIYSKEQIKTKTFPLAIKNLGMIAITQVVLFFVGLWF
- a CDS encoding sensor histidine kinase — translated: MVELFILMMERVGLIILLAFLLVNVPYFKKLLLSRNSYQSKLQLAIIFSLFAIISNFTGIEIKDNQIVPSSILTNLHDNVSIANTRTLAIGVSGIVAGPFVGGMVGIIAGTHRFIQGSNYSWFYIPSSILVGILSGWLGKKMTKKGKFPSPTQAALIGALMESVQMLFIMLFSGGSIQQGLNLVSFIALPMIILNSTGTFIFLSILTTTLQQEEQAKAVQTHDVLELAAATLPYFREGLNEHSAQKVATIIQHYTKVSAISLTDSHRILAHYGAGSDHHIPELEVITELSRDVLKNGKLSIVHHKEHIGCSNPSCPLEAAIVIPLFVHKKIVGTLKMYFTDANQLTHVEEQLAQGLGTIFSSQIELGEAEVQSKLLKEAEIKSLQAQVNPHFFFNAINTISALMRKDSDKARTLLLQLSTYFRGNLQGARQTLIPLKQELAQVDAYLSLEQARFPNRYSVTFDIEDDITHFVVPPYAVQILIENTIKHAFGARKENNHAYVSIYKEQEQLIISVADNGLGIPEDRLLQLGKEPVSSKKGTGTALENLSKRMTNLFGGQASFDVKNNSGDGATFTLTIPLIEANGVNTLI
- a CDS encoding LytR/AlgR family response regulator transcription factor, with amino-acid sequence MHVLLVDDEPLARDELTYLVTQHPIITSTAEADSVEEAMEKIMDKKPDIIFLDIHLTDESGFDLANKLKKLKKPPYLIFATAYDDYALKAFKVNAMDYILKPFDEVVVHEALDKAISIIKPTEVPVKKATDSIDAIPIQGEDRIFLVHPKDIYLVSVEDKELSVHTEKETYQTSGSLSKIERRLTMDFFVKTHRSFILNTTKIQEIQPWFNNTLQVTLDNGLKVPVSRSYVKPFKRR
- a CDS encoding MerR family transcriptional regulator, producing the protein MKGGVFIYSITELAKLSGVTTRTLRYYDSIDLLKPTHIKENGYRYYSEKELDRLQQILFYKQFNFSLDEIKSILSDDSDCIIESLSNHFDKLLEQKKQLDRLILSLDKTIKYYKGELNMTNDEKFEAFKQQQIKTNQEKYGEELLQKYDTKEIETYESNWMNLSQNDFNDSQEAEQRLFNSLNQLEQEEITDVSHPLAEEAFLAHKKWLSITSPFYSSVYHQQMLDMYLADERFTSYYTKHISKNSLVFLKEIVYYYTLNK
- a CDS encoding polyprenyl synthetase family protein — encoded protein: MTVHPLWEMYPTIQKELIETKRVMEKSVKIRNKEITETLQLFFDAGGKLLRPAYFLLFSKFGTIESDKKRYRMAASLEILHVATLVHDDIIDDSPVRRSMPSVQALYGQDIAVYTGDFLFTVYFHLLANATNDLKTISLNAQSMKRILVGELDQMNLRYNTNITVKQYFQHIKGKTAQLFEFSCYEGAHYSHAPKTVQLQAKRIGYNIGMAFQIMDDILDYKSTQEDMQKPVFEDMKNGYYTLPLILAMNENREAFLPYLEKKTELSNQEMKEVQQLIEKYKGIEKAEMIAERFTNKALTSIKKLPDIAEKDILYHVTEVLLDRNN